A DNA window from Primulina tabacum isolate GXHZ01 chromosome 12, ASM2559414v2, whole genome shotgun sequence contains the following coding sequences:
- the LOC142521235 gene encoding metalloendoproteinase 3-MMP-like: MKFPLLIISLLIFFMNPAPISAHFFPNITSIPASLIPNATGWEEFNKLLGCRHGMKVDGLAKLKKYFQYFGYLNSAYADFSDEFDDPFESAVKIYQLNFNLNTTGVIDAPTLKHIVQPRCGNPDVVNGTSTMRFGKPSSTNSTIHAVAHYSFFPNRPSWPASKSQLTYAFLPENQVPLTVQNLFSRAFDRWSEVTTLTFTQITSFRQSDIKIGFFSGDHGDGEPFDGVLGTLAHAFAPTVGRMHLDNDENWVINGDFINAGPMSAVDLESVAVHEIGHLLGLGHSSVKDAIMYPTIPSGVRKVELANDDITGIQVLYGANPNLNGSGPILVPRQERDSSSGHSFSGRGVLLFIVGLFSYSLFNLI; this comes from the coding sequence ATGAAGTTCCCGTTGCTGATAATCTCTCTGCTGATCTTTTTCATGAATCCTGCTCCGATTTCGGCACATTTCTTCCCCAATATCACGTCGATTCCGGCATCATTGATCCCCAATGCCACAGGCTGGGAGGAGTTTAACAAGCTTCTGGGCTGCAGACATGGGATGAAAGTCGATGGGTTAGCTAAGCTCAAGAAGTACTTCCAGTATTTCGGATACCTTAATTCTGCTTACGCGGATTTCTCCGACGAATTCGACGACCCCTTCGAGTCCGCCGTCAAAATCTACCAGCTCAACTTCAACCTCAACACCACCGGAGTTATAGACGCGCCGACTTTGAAGCACATCGTGCAGCCCCGATGCGGCAACCCCGATGTGGTAAACGGGACCTCCACGATGCGTTTCGGGAAACCATCGAGCACGAATTCTACCATCCACGCGGTCGCACATTACTCGTTCTTCCCAAACAGGCCCAGCTGGCCGGCCAGCAAGAGCCAGCTCACGTACGCGTTCCTGCCGGAGAATCAGGTCCCGCTGACCGTGCAGAACCTGTTCTCACGCGCGTTCGACCGGTGGTCGGAGGTGACCACGCTGACCTTCACGCAGATAACGTCGTTCCGGCAGTCGGACATCAAGATCGGGTTCTTCAGCGGCGACCACGGCGACGGAGAGCCGTTCGACGGGGTTCTGGGCACGCTGGCTCACGCGTTCGCACCGACGGTGGGGAGGATGCATCTGGACAACGACGAGAACTGGGTGATCAACGGCGACTTCATCAACGCCGGCCCGATGTCGGCGGTGGATCTCGAATCAGTGGCGGTTCACGAAATCGGGCATTTACTCGGGTTGGGTCACAGCTCCGTCAAAGATGCAATAATGTACCCGACAATCCCGTCGGGTGTGAGGAAAGTGGAGCTAGCAAACGATGATATCACGGGTATCCAGGTGCTATACGGGGCGAACCCTAATTTAAATGGGTCGGGCCCTATTTTGGTTCCGAGACAGGAGAGGGATTCCAGTTCGGGTCATTCGTTTTCGGGTCGTGGGGTTCTTCTATTTATTGTTGGATTATTCTCTTATTCTTTGtttaatttgatttaa